In the Halichoerus grypus chromosome 4, mHalGry1.hap1.1, whole genome shotgun sequence genome, one interval contains:
- the TMEM272 gene encoding LOW QUALITY PROTEIN: transmembrane protein 272 (The sequence of the model RefSeq protein was modified relative to this genomic sequence to represent the inferred CDS: inserted 1 base in 1 codon), with protein sequence MGAGAGRKTPSKQQRALFHCVSKVGPHGGIRSRHCEGSERVCVFLSRCLLLLLAACFIFMLSALRAPPLSVAFTGMKFLXDCPMQLLIRLCLLVRGIIGALKGSLLLYESTRMRRLLSQAMVIDNDNDDEYPWRPSVHKCYRHLSLSLFLCLCFLLGNHWLFSVYLPDFIPPFQQPQDYCDKTLYLFAVGVLVLSHAVLGLLVPCSGCLRVVQVKICCP encoded by the exons AtgggggcaggagcaggaagAAAAACCCCAAGCAAGCAGCAAAGAGCTCTCTTCCACTGTGTGTCA AAGGTCGGGCCTCACGGAGGCATCAGGAGTCGGCACTGCGAAGGAAGTGAAAGGGTCTGCGTGTTTCTAAGCCGGTGCTTGCTCCTTCTCCTGGCAGCCTGCTTCATTTTCATGCTCTCCGCCCTCCGGGCGCCGCCACTCTCCGTGGCCTTCACAG GAATGAAGTTTT GAGACTGCCCCATGCAGCTCCTCATTCGTCTCTGTTTGCTAGTGCGTGGGATCATTGGAGCCTTAAAG GGGTCTCTCCTGCTGTACGAATCCACCAGGATGAGGCGGCTTCTATCCCAGGCCATGGTGATCGACAATGACAACGATGATGAATATCCCTGGAGGCCAAGTGTGCACAAGTGTTATAGACACCTAAGCCtcagcctcttcctctgcctctgtttccttctggGAAACCACTGGCTCTTTTCCGTTTACCTGCCTGATTTTATTCCCCCTTTCCAGCAGCCTCAGGATTACTGTGACAAAACCCTGTACCTCTTTGCAGTAGGGGTCCTCGTGCTCAGCCACGCCGTGCTGGGCCTACTGGTCCCGTGCAGCGGTTGTCTACGTGTGGTCCAGGTGAAGATTTGTTGTCCATGA